DNA sequence from the Bombus huntii isolate Logan2020A chromosome 16, iyBomHunt1.1, whole genome shotgun sequence genome:
TCTTGTCTCCCTCTCGGAAACTTTCCATCGAAATTACGCGAAACTTTGCGCCGCGGTTCGGAAATTACGTACTTCGTAGAAAAATATACGTAAGAGGAGATGATATCGATCTAAGAAGAGAACGAATCGTTTGGGAAAATCGGTCTGCGCAACCGAGAAGTCCTTCTCGCCTCACGTTCCGCCAAGTTTCCGCCTCTTCTCGATCCTCGATCCTTTACTCGGCCCTGCGATCGTCCCCCACTTTCGGCTTCCGCGACACGATTAGGATTTCTCGCTCGAATTGTGAACTACGGACCATCTGAATACGATTCTGCTCGCTGAAACCAATAAGACAGTGGATTAACGTGGCTCCAACTATTTTCTCGCCGCCTCTTCCCCTCGGTCGTATCGATCAGTCGCGGAAAGTGAGATCGAGCGAACAGAGCGGAAACCGACCaagacgaaagaaattttccaGCAATTCTCGATTCTATCTGTACGAAAGAGGACGACGAGAACTGTGAATCGTCGAATGCTGTGTGCGCGTTCGATGCTTGAGATGCTGGAGCGCGTGCGCTTGAATATGTCGTGCTCAAACGGATCTCGATACAAACCGTTGTTTACTTTGTCCTTTTATGTAGAAACGTACATGATAAACGACAAGTTTATTCCGAAAACGGCAGAAATCTCGCAGAATGAAAAGCGAGGATCATTTTCTCGTTCGAAGAACTGAAAACGGAAGATGCgttaaaaattgaattcgGAGACCACATTCGTGTATGCAGTACGATGGCCGgcattttcaataaatattgcaTTAATAAAGTAACTCTTAAGTATTACACGCTTTATTGTTACTCATAAAAGTGCGGCATATGTTTGCTTTTAACCACGAGATGGTCAAGCGCAGGCGTAGCCGGAAGAAATTCAAAGTGAATtctctcgaaaacgaagcctcgaatgaaaaaaatgtattccacgttttcgacttattttttcatGTACAATCACCCTCTCCACGGTTGTAGCATCGATATACATTGTGTATAAAATCAGCGCGACGGTTAATACGCCATATATATGTTCCCATACAACTACGTTctcaaataaagaaattatgaaattgcCTCTATAATTAATTCAGACGATTAAGAAATTATCGCCAAAGAGTCGCTTCGGTTAACGCGTGAATAGATTCTTCCGCGTGACGATATCGAGTCTTGGAACGAAGAAATCGCACAAGTTACGAGTCGCCCTGTTATCATCCCGCGTTTGTCCTGCGGGAAACAAAACGTAGCAGGAGGCTAATCAGCGACAAGTTGGAACAAATGGACGCTCTACTATCGCTATTCGCTATTCCTAATAATCCCGATCCTGCAACTGCAAAACCTACCATCGCCATTCATCATCCTGCAGCACTGTTCCGACGTTGTCCGCTATTCAGACTCGGTAGTCTTGCAAAGAAACAGACATCGATACAGCAACGACGACACGATAGCGCCACCGATTGGACCAATCCAGAAGACCCAATGATTAGTCCAGTAGCCATTCCAGATGGCTGGACCTAGTGTCCTCGCCGGATTCAAACTGCAGCCAGTGTATGGGATGAAAATGAGACACAGGACGGTGATGCAGAAGCCAACTCTCATTGGTGCCGAGTCTGTGTTGGCGGCGTTTCGACAGTCCCATAGACCGCAAGCGAAGAAGACGAGAAGCCCAGTGGCCAAGACCTCCGCCATGGCACCCTGAAGAGTGGTCAGATCTGCGTGAATGTCCGTCATGCAGAAGGTGTCTCCTGCCCCCTGCGCGGTGTACATTAGCTGCACCGGTGTTATCACCTGCAGAGATCGAAGAATTCTGTATCGAAGAAGCTGGACGAGTTTCGATTGGGGTTCGATTTAACGCTAAAACTACCGACGTGTTGATCGAAATGTCGCATAAAATTGTTGTCACATTCAATGGCGGATTTAATCCTTTGCGGGCCCGAAGCTAATGATCACTTTGGGTCACCTTCGGCCCAGTCTTTCACCTTTCTAAAGCAAATTTATAAGATGCCACAAATGATTTTTGTTAAACCAATATGGAAATTGGTGAGGACACGATATTCGCTCAGGCTAGGTGAATATTAACTATGCAGAACTGCTGGCAGAAATTCAAGTGGAGGATTCGGTGGATTCTCGCGCAGCTTAGGAAACGCAACAATCCTGCTGGTCACTTTCGAATGGACCCATCGAGTCGTCGATGGGCGTCTCGAATATTCCAACAGCTATACGCGTTGATTCGACGAACGTTGTTTCAGCCGAGCCAAAATTCTTATCTCAGTCTTTGTAAACTGACagatttacatttttatatcgtattttatcCGATTGCGACAATCGTTCATTGACAATCGTTCGTTGATCTTTTTCACAAACACTTTTGGGGCCGCCATAGCGTCACTAGCGTCAAGGTAAATCCGCTCCTGACTAGATCCGTGTCGTACCATCGTATTATCGTGCATTGTTATAATTATCGTACGAtcttatttattacatatacagggtgatgcTAAAATAGGCCACCTAAATATCTCTGCTGTTATTGGTGACAGAACAGATGTGTGAAAGCAAAGATTGCACGATGTCGTGGAGCATATAATTTGATGTAAATAGTTCTTTGATAAATGGACGCGTAGAGGTCATACGAAGATCACTTTCGTTTTTTCAAATGGAACGATGTGCTTCTTTACGTACCATCTAGCGTGGCGTTTTAACACGCGTACAATGATCTGCACGTTGAAGAACATTCAAGGTCAATGAAAGTCAATTGCAAGAGAAAATGATATACTTCGTGTGAGCGATCCAACACATTGTTTTATGTAATGGCGATTTATTAACGTACCAGTGCACCACTGATGCTACGTAAAGAAACGTGTCATCCCGTCTGAAAAATCGAACTTGACCTTCGTACGACCTCCAACTATCAAACAACCATTTACACGAAATCACATGGCAATACCACGCAGATCTGGTTCGCACATTTCTCTTCTATCTGTTTCACCCTATATAATCCtcattacaatttatttatttaccgcattatacagggtggttggtaactggtggtacaagcggaaagggggtgattctacgcgaaaaaagaagtcgaaaatatacaataaatatttaaaaatttaaaaatttaaaaattcaaaaattcaaaaatttaaaaatttaaaaatttaaaaattcaaaaatttaaaaatttaaaaatttaaaaattcaaaaattcaaaaatttaaaaatttaaaaatttaaaaatttaaaaatttaaaaatttaaaaaaataacgtcaatcgagacaacgatctacagtgagatccgttataacgagacgcgataaagtgcacgcgtaccgagccaaaattcaaagtcgattttctcgaaaacaaagcctcgaacgaaaaattgttattctatattttcgacttcttttttcgcctagaatcacccccttttcgcttgtaccaccagttaccaaccaccctgtatgtatactatatatacatttatttgtattgtaaataatattatcgATCGCGCGTACAATCACGCGGACTAGTCAAGAGCCAATCGACGGAAAAAGATCAGCAAATGGTGAACATTTCGAGTTCTACGCACTGAAAAATTGCCGACAAGACGCGCACGTACTTTGAACCTTGGTTTCTACGAATTTTACAAAACAGCAACGACACCAACGGTTGCTACGCAAACATATTTTTGTCCTTTGTATCTCGTGTCCTGTTAGTTAACGCAAATTGCATCCCGCACAATTTTTCATCGTAGCGAACACCTTGAACTAtcggcttggcaactaagtgattgcggattttgtcatttaaTGGCAATAATAAAtgccgcaatcacttagtacGGTAGTTGTAGCGCTAGTATCGAGCGATGATTTACCCTAATCAGACCGAAGCCTATCAGTCCACCGATACACTGGGAACAAATGTAGAGGAAGGTCATGGGCAGAGAGACTTTCCCTAGGATCAGAGCTGCCACTGTTATGGAGGGATTTATGTGCGCTCCACTGATGTGTCCAATACACTGGAAAGTAAAATAACACAGTGAGACAAGAAACAtcagggaatataaatattcctgcagttaaatattcaataatgaAGTAATTGCTAAATGCACGGCAGTGAACAGAAGaaagtttcaaatttataCTCGTGTATAATAATTACGTTGCATCATAACTTTGCTGTACCGATAACACTCTTTGCTAGATTTCTATCACGCTGATAACAGTCATCTGCGTTACGTCTAATCGGTAATTTAATTGTTCTTGGCAATTGTAACACTTTCCTCTGCAATTATCGCGCGTTCTTGTGctacttttttctttccacTTTCTATCGTCCTCCGCTGTAAGCGAACATCCTGGTATCTATTGGgtggcaactaagtgactgcggattttgCCATTAAATGGTAATGGcaaaatccgcagtcacttagttgccaacccaattagtaataatttggATAATCAAAGGGAGTTTGCTATTTCTCTGACATAGTATAAACGATATATCGCGAGTATAATTAGAAAAGCGAAATTTCCGCATGTCAGCCTCGTGATTATGACGACGACCGAGCAAGAAACCAACGATGCGAGGACAAAGGAATTTTCGTTGCTGCACGacagaaagtaataaattcaCGTATCGACTTTCTCGCTTGCAATTTGAATTGCCGCGGCAAGTAAAACAACCGAAATTGtaaatttcgaagaaattgGCGAACTAGACGTTACGATAAATCAGTGAACCACTCTCGGTAAATTTTTATCATCGTTCGCTCGTTCCGTGGGTTGGTGGAAGCCACGAGCGGAGTCGAACACCGATAGAAAATGTATGAAATGGAACAGAGAGATGGCAGAGGCGTAAAAGGAAAAGTTGGAATAGAAAAGTGACAAGTCGGATAGAGATTCAAGAATTTACAAGCGTCAGCGTGATTGAAATCGAAGCTATTGCGAGTTCCCGGAAGTCTAAAGATAGAGTTTCAATCTAGTCGTTGACCCTCTGATTCCCTGTTTGGATTGGCTTGATTAGCAATTGTAAGCAGTGGATGAGTTTTAGAAGTGCCAAAAGCAAGAGGTTCGATCAAATCAACCTATCTGAACTTCATTAGCATCTGGTTTCTCGAGCAACGGAACTAGAATTAATTAGACTAACCCCGAATTAATTATAAGCCAGCGCGTGTATATCTGACGCATTGGCGAGTTGTTAAATTACGGAATAATTTATTAGCTAGAGCAACTGACAGCGTT
Encoded proteins:
- the LOC126874715 gene encoding aquaporin AQPcic-like isoform X1; this translates as MEQTGISIIQTGAITASTAGKSKSVGIPFNPSSSIQTATKKFKIPWLSNLMREDASGWKTLCIAVSEAIGTAILVFVGCTGCIGSLGVHPNVMQISLAFGLGAMIAIQCIGHISGAHINPSITVAALILGKVSLPMTFLYICSQCIGGLIGFGLIRVITPVQLMYTAQGAGDTFCMTDIHADLTTLQGAMAEVLATGLLVFFACGLWDCRNAANTDSAPMRVGFCITVLCLIFIPYTGCSLNPARTLGPAIWNGYWTNHWVFWIGPIGGAIVSSLLYRCLFLCKTTESE
- the LOC126874715 gene encoding aquaporin AQPcic-like isoform X2, which produces MREDASGWKTLCIAVSEAIGTAILVFVGCTGCIGSLGVHPNVMQISLAFGLGAMIAIQCIGHISGAHINPSITVAALILGKVSLPMTFLYICSQCIGGLIGFGLIRVITPVQLMYTAQGAGDTFCMTDIHADLTTLQGAMAEVLATGLLVFFACGLWDCRNAANTDSAPMRVGFCITVLCLIFIPYTGCSLNPARTLGPAIWNGYWTNHWVFWIGPIGGAIVSSLLYRCLFLCKTTESE